The DNA segment ATCAAGAGAAAGATTGAAACGACGAGATCTCAAAGCTCCGGAACACAGCCAGAGTTCACAAAGTAAATTAAAACTCAGCTAAAATCACTTTTTAGCCTTTCAGATTTTGTTGAGACCAATTTCTGAACACTGCCGACTCTAGGCATTGCACCTTCTTTCTTGGCCTCGGAATCCCATCTTTGAAAAGCACACCGCACACCTGACCCGAACTGTCCACCCTTTGGTACAGGCTTTAACTCGTTCAATGGAAACTCAAAGCTCCTCAACCCGCTCCAGACGAGGTAAAGAAGCACCCTATAATTACAAGCATACAACCATATATGCACTTTAGATCCAAGAAGAAGAGGTATGCATAGGAAATGTTTTATGCGTTATACCTTTAGGAATGGCGCAAATGATTTACTCCACAAACCTTTCTTCATACGGTTTCAAGCTCATCAGAAAGAACGAGATGGGCCTTCACCATCAGTTCCCCCCCGAAATAGTGGAACGCTAACCATCTGACGTCCTCGCAAAACACAAAACATCCATACCTCAGTACTACAGTATGTTAGAACAAAtacaagaaggaaaaaaaaaaatcaaaactaaccGCAGCAAGGAAGACATTCTTTGTGTGCAGTCAAAGAGCATGAAGGCAAAATCTCCCTTGAAAATCTCACGACTTGATCTGCAGGGTATGGACCACGGTCTCTGAGGGCTCGGTAGGCTTCGATCACAACAGTGACCTCGGTTGCTGTTTTTGTGAGTCCATATTGCTGTTTAAGAAATGGAATGTTCTCTATGGTGTCCTTGGAAGATGCAGAACATATCATCATTCACAGCAAACAATCTATCACACACAAGCCATTTGAAATCAACAATAAAATTCCAATAAGAACACAGGATAAAACAATATAGATCTATGACTCAGATCTATCAGTGAACCAAACAAAAAGTACAACCAtgatcctatatatatatatatttcttgcaGGCAGTCAAACATCTTGTCATGTTTTTAGACAGAAACATGTTATCATGTTTAGAcgtaaatatataactaaaataaacaaatccGTGAATGCAAGAACCTGGGGAGGAGAGGGTTCTGCTTGTGGAGGAGCAAGCGATGAGACCAGAAGATCCGAGATTGGTGGTGACAGCACCAGGGTAGATGGAAGCAAAGTGGTTTGGTAAGAGACAACCCATCTTTAAGAGCACAAACAGATCCCACCTTCCTGACTCTCGTTAGAGCCTCGGGGGCTTTTTGCCACTTTTCTTGGCGAAAATCGCCAacacttttcttcttttcttgatCACACACAGACAGTAAAACAGAGGGAGAGATTAAAAGTAGAGAAAATGACTTTTACGATCGTTGAATGGGCATTTTCTTATAGTGGCTTTAGTTTCTTCTTGAAATGgaatatagaaaattttcggTCCTTTTTCCTCCTCCACTTTTCAAGAATTTATATTGTTTCATTTACCcacgttttgtttttttggttcaatGTTCTATCTCATCGCACGTTAATGCTAGTTCCTCTTCAAGATAATAAAACACAGAGTAGctttgttttgacttttgattaTGAAAATTCTCTCAAAACAAGAGGTGGATTTGCATTACGGCCAATCTTATCTTTAGATTGTTCTGTCTGTTTATTAAACGGGTTTTAATCTAAAATCATGTGAATGATGATCATATGATAAGATAATCCCAAAGGTAAGATAAATGTTACAGAATATAAGCTTAtctagtttttttcttctttcatgtTAAACATAAGCGAAACTGAAGCCAATGAAAAATTGTacaaaaccgaaaacaaaaaAGGGGTCTTTAGCTATTAAGCTCTTAATTAACTACCACTTTTGTGTTTATCAGttcaaacataaaataaaaaaccttGATGGGGTTTTAGTTATGTTCAAACCCTGTTGTAAGCAACCGACTTGCTGAAGAGCTTGCGGATGTAGAGAACCTGAAGACCACTTGCTGCTGCTAGGATATGTACTCTCCTACTGTGTAGAATATCACCCGCTTTCTCACCCGCTCTCGTGCTCCTCATTAGCTGCACCCCCAAAGTTCCCAAACGCACACAAAATCAATCACACACACAAAAGAATGTTTGCATCGTATTAAAAGCATGTATCTATCTTTCGTCCATCCTTAAAATTGATAGACTCTAAAGGTTGTATCTTGGGGAAAAGTTCTTCATATCACGACGGGAATGAGTCGAAAAATCTACAAAACAAAGTGTAAAAGATGAAAGGAGAAGAAAACTCTCACTATGACGGTGACGAGTATCACGTGCTTCAAATACTTTTGCTCAGCAACAACAGACTCCAAAGCCTCTCGCAGCTCAGCTATCTTAACATTCACCGGGTCCAAATGTTCTAAGGAAAACGGAGGGAACATAGCATCAGTAAGTAAGAGCTAACACAAAACTAGTCGCAACGCAGAAACGGTTAATAATAAGGATGAATGGAAACAAACCGTCTTTGGCTAAGTCATGCTCATGTTGGGGATATGACCAACGTGAATGTAGAAGGAGACAGTCTCAGGAGTAGAGTAAGGGTTGTGGAAACAGAACTTTGTACATTCCACTTCTCGGCGCCTTAAACTCAAACTTATCTCCTGATGTTTCCCTTCAACGTCTGTACAATGTTCCAGCTGGAGACGTCACCTACACCAATAGCAAAAGGTAAAGTCTCAAACTTTCGATTCGAATCTTAATCAAGACAACGACACAAAACCAAAGTCTTGTCGGAAATTCGTAAcgaatttaaacattgagatctATTACCGTGAAATCCAAACCGGATGGTCTGATCCCCGAAGATTTCGTGGTCGACGACGAACGAAGTTTCCGGAGACGGTGTCTCCTTCGTAAAGGACATACTCTTGGACGCATTCATCGTCGCTAACCGTCACCGAGAGCGACGAGATTCGCTCGATCGAACTCAATAGTATTAGGCAGGcaatacaataaaaaaacatagGTCTTCTTCGGAGTTCTTGCTCGATTGTCTGCTCTCCATCTTCCCTTTCCTTTTAGATCTTAACTCTCTCCGATcaaattttccctttttttccGTTTGTTTCTCCAAtcgtagaagaagaagaagaagagaggattTAATTTTGCGCTTTAGCTGAAGTAAACACCGAAATTAAAACCGGTTTGTTTTTACGATACGGTGAGATTTTGGAGGTAGTCAAC comes from the Brassica napus cultivar Da-Ae unplaced genomic scaffold, Da-Ae ScsIHWf_2272;HRSCAF=2928, whole genome shotgun sequence genome and includes:
- the LOC106357713 gene encoding LOW QUALITY PROTEIN: transmembrane emp24 domain-containing protein p24beta3 (The sequence of the model RefSeq protein was modified relative to this genomic sequence to represent the inferred CDS: inserted 3 bases in 3 codons; deleted 5 bases in 3 codons; substituted 1 base at 1 genomic stop codon) — translated: MESRQSSKNSEEDLCFFIVLCLILLSSIERISSLSVTVSDDECVQEYVLYEGDTVSGNFVRRRPRNLRGSDHPXLDFTVTSPAGTLYRRXRETSGDKFEFKAPRSGMYKFCFHNPYSTPETVSFYIHVGHIPNEHDLAKDEHLDPVNVKIAELREALESVVAEQKYLKXRDTRHRHTRERVRKRVIFYTVGEYIXLAAASGLQVLYIRKLFSKSVAYNRV